GAATTTTAGCATTACGAGCTATACTACTTTATCGCCAATCGAGTGCCTAGCTTCTCGAAGTCTGGCGGGCTACTGTTCGACTACACCAATAAACCATCCCCAGCGCCAGAGACTGATGACCCTTTATCACGACCAAATGATGAGCAACTGGAAGGTGCTGATAAAGACCCTGCGTTAACGAAGGTGGTTGATAGACGATGGTATGAGCGGAATAAGCATATCTTTCCTGCTAGCTTATGGCATGAATATGAACCAGGGGAGGAGTTTGAAGAGAAGATGACCTCGACGAGGCGCGATGCTCAGGGGAATACTTTCTTCTTTTAGGGTCTGCATTGGTGAGGGATAATTAGACTTATTTTGGACAGTTTTTATCATTCCAAGAATATATTCTTTATGGATTATCTAGACGATATACACTGTTCAATTGAAGCGCTTTTGTGCCTATTCCGTATCCGTCACAATATGCCGTATTGGTTGGGGTCTTCTAGAGCTTCACCACCCTCCCGCTTTTCTTCCTACATCTCCCATCATCGCAGGACACCAAAGGCTACACTAAGTTAATCAGCGGCTATGGATTTCTATCTCAGGTGTAATTCTCTCAAGTGTCGCACTCAACTGAAAGAGAGAGCAGTTGTCACGACTTGCTCGTAAGTCAGCCATTCCTCTACTGAGCCCTCTTCCCCAGCCTGACCCTACAGACACATTTTCTGTCTTCGTTGCGCAGATAAACTCGGTCTCTCACAGTCTACCTCCGGTGGTCGCAACTGTCCAGCATGTCAATCTACCCTCCTCAACCCAGACGACGCGGTCTCGACCATCCTGAACCCGACTGAGGACTACAAAACCAGCGTGCTCAGTGGGCTTGATCCGAACACTATAATGGAGTGTGCTGGTCGGGCGTTAGTCTTCTGGGCGTATCAGACGACTCAAGAGATGTGTGTGTGGTATCTACGGGGTTGGTTCGAAGCAGTCATGGCTGACGAGTGACAGTTTCTACCAGGAGTTCCTTGGGAAGACGCTTACGGAGAAGTACACGACTTTGAATACGCAGATGGACAAGGTGATTCATAATGCCAATTCTGAGATCTCGACCTTGCAGGCTAGACTTTCAGGTTGGTCTCTGTCCATTCTAGTGACTAATGTCGAAATATCGCTACTGATCTAAACGATTCTAGACATGCAAACGGCCCAAGAACAACTCAAAAAGAAGAACCAAGAGCTATTCGAGATGTACCGCGACAAGTCCAGGAAGTTTACCCAGATCACGAACCTCTACAACCTCTTGAAGTCACGAGCCATGAAATCCCAGATGCAAACAGCTGCGTCGGACTCGGTATCCCAGGCTTTGAACTCGCTTGGCTCACGGAACGGAGTGTCAACCTCAGCCTCGAATAGACCTATGAGCATGGCTCGGGACCCCCAGACTCCGTCGTCGAAGCAATATGGAAATTACCCGGTTAATCAAGAAGGAGTTGAACAACTTCATCGATACCAACGGAGTGGTACTGGCAGTTCCAAGGGACGAAGAGACGACATCGTGACAATGCCACCACCAAGCCGCCCAATGGGAACACCTAGGCCAGGTCTTCATTTATCTATTTTCTGTCATTTGTTAAGCGTCGCTAATTGTTGAACGCAGCCGTCGCAAACACACCCAACGTGCCCGCGGCAACACCTCAACATCGAACACGTCTCCCAGGTCCAGGCTCCGTGCCAGGTTCCGTGCGTCCCTCGACAACATTATCGATTCTACCGCAGGGCAACGCAATGTTTGAACGGTTTCACGGTGGTATTCCTACCAGTCAATCACCTACTACTAGTGGCTATTTTCCAGACCCTGATCATGGCCCTATAAGTCGGGAAAACCTCAGTTTTCAAGTTTCTGGTCAAGGTATGGTCAATCATTCGTCAGGAAATACGCTTGGGACTTCGGGATTGAGGAATTCGTTGTTTGGTAGTAGGAGGGTATAACGTCGTGATCTAATATGGTCCTGCTTTATATCTAGGCCCGATGTCCTTCGGTCATTTCATGAAATCCCACATAGCAAGTATATAGTCAGTATATAATAAGTGTATCTATAGCCGGTGCCCTTGAGAATAATCTCATAATCAAGCTACTCCGTACTGATTGCTGGTATTTGAGCAGACCCTGGATCTGCCAAGTGAAAATCCCTTGCTTTAGTACTGCACGGCCCCTCAAAGTTTCCCGAATGTTGCTCGTAGATGCCGTGCTGTTCTCTTGTCGTGAGAAGCAGATAGCTCCTCGGGGTATGGAATAAGTGCAGAGAGAGAATACTGAATGCCATATGCTCCTCATACTTCATCCAGGATCTCGTTTCCATACTGTCGGCAAATGCATGCTCCTTATGTTGAGCCCAAGTCTACCACGGGAGATGAAAATTCGTTCTGCTTAGCTGTATGCTTGGTTGCCATGTTAGGTTCCCTGTATGACCAGCCTGAAGTTAGAATCAGTGAAACAGGCCAATTCGAGATCGATTGACGAGTAGTGCATTGCTCGCCAACTCCGAGCTGAAGCCGTACTTGGGCCGCtagacaagtcaatggaaaAGAATTGGATTGTGTCGGGGACACAAATGGAAGAATCTGCAGGAAAATAGAATATTAGTGCATGCAGTAGTATAGCTTTGAACTTGTAGTATAAGAACACAGGGTTGAGTTGGAATGAAGACAAAGACTCCCCGCTTCGGAGAGCCTCATCTATAAACAAACGCAAACCAGCCGCCTTTCTACACAAGACCAACTTCTCGTCCAACACCCCCGGCGTTCTCTTACTCTAGTTGGCTCCTGCGCCTGTCACCTTTTCCGGAATTTCTCTGCCAGTGGGATATCCTTCAGCTATTGCCTGCGTCTGATCTGACAGTTTGGTG
The sequence above is a segment of the Aspergillus chevalieri M1 DNA, chromosome 6, nearly complete sequence genome. Coding sequences within it:
- a CDS encoding uncharacterized protein (COG:O;~EggNog:ENOG410PPV7;~InterPro:IPR001841,IPR042448,IPR017907,IPR013083;~PFAM:PF14634;~go_component: GO:0000795 - synaptonemal complex [Evidence IEA];~go_function: GO:0061630 - ubiquitin protein ligase activity [Evidence IEA];~go_process: GO:0007131 - reciprocal meiotic recombination [Evidence IEA]) — translated: MDFYLRCNSLKCRTQLKERAVVTTCSHIFCLRCADKLGLSQSTSGGRNCPACQSTLLNPDDAVSTILNPTEDYKTSVLSGLDPNTIMECAGRALVFWAYQTTQEIFYQEFLGKTLTEKYTTLNTQMDKVIHNANSEISTLQARLSDMQTAQEQLKKKNQELFEMYRDKSRKFTQITNLYNLLKSRAMKSQMQTAASDSVSQALNSLGSRNGVSTSASNRPMSMARDPQTPSSKQYGNYPVNQEGVEQLHRYQRSGTGSSKGRRDDIVTMPPPSRPMGTPRPAVANTPNVPAATPQHRTRLPGPGSVPGSVRPSTTLSILPQGNAMFERFHGGIPTSQSPTTSGYFPDPDHGPISRENLSFQVSGQGMVNHSSGNTLGTSGLRNSLFGSRRV